In one Fodinicola acaciae genomic region, the following are encoded:
- a CDS encoding enoyl-CoA hydratase/isomerase family protein — protein MGISERQVRLVRAAGRAGNFEMFDASVAGSDIAPAPVSSRCSLAPGPDRLGEMVKTITIADLADGAAHAPVLNEDGRLVDPVMLVDIQPGASQHAQKRARAFAEGCDRLLIGVTSNVASRLTAAVDLTLSTADVGCETVAVAEPEREAHELAAAVVRNPQAALSLRQLLRGNVRLPVRTALEMESYAYSTLLGGLEFRQWLEDRGPLAPMATADEPLLVGRTDDTLYITLNRPERRNAYGREMRQALCDALRIALVDRSVNQVVVDGAGRSFCAGGDLAEFGTTPDVATAHFIRTTVSAGLLVHALGNRIEVRVHGSCVGAGVEIPSLARRVVAAADASFRLPEIAMGLIPGAGGTVGIPRRIGRWRTLHLALSGQPLPAETALRWGLVDGFADP, from the coding sequence ATGGGCATCTCCGAACGGCAGGTCCGCCTCGTACGCGCTGCCGGTCGTGCCGGAAATTTCGAGATGTTCGATGCAAGCGTGGCAGGGTCCGATATCGCCCCAGCGCCGGTGAGTAGTAGGTGTTCTCTGGCACCCGGCCCAGATAGGCTGGGGGAAATGGTCAAAACAATCACCATCGCAGATCTTGCCGACGGCGCGGCGCATGCGCCGGTTCTAAATGAGGATGGCCGGCTGGTCGATCCGGTAATGCTCGTCGACATCCAGCCGGGCGCGTCCCAACACGCGCAGAAGCGGGCCCGCGCATTTGCCGAGGGCTGCGATCGGCTGCTGATCGGGGTCACGTCAAATGTGGCTTCGCGGCTGACCGCGGCTGTCGACCTCACCCTCAGCACTGCCGATGTCGGCTGCGAAACGGTCGCGGTCGCGGAGCCTGAGCGGGAGGCGCACGAGCTCGCGGCGGCCGTCGTACGCAATCCGCAGGCGGCGCTGTCGCTGCGCCAACTGCTCCGCGGCAACGTCAGACTTCCGGTGCGGACGGCACTGGAGATGGAGTCGTACGCGTATTCCACCTTGCTGGGGGGCTTGGAATTCCGGCAATGGCTGGAGGACCGCGGCCCGCTCGCACCCATGGCGACCGCGGACGAGCCGCTGCTTGTCGGGCGTACGGATGACACTCTGTATATCACGCTCAACCGCCCAGAGCGCCGCAACGCGTACGGCAGGGAAATGCGTCAAGCCTTGTGTGACGCGCTGAGAATCGCGTTGGTGGATCGCTCAGTCAATCAGGTCGTGGTCGACGGCGCCGGCCGGTCTTTTTGCGCCGGTGGCGACTTGGCGGAATTCGGCACCACGCCGGATGTCGCCACCGCGCATTTCATTCGTACGACGGTTAGTGCCGGTCTGCTCGTACACGCACTCGGAAACCGGATCGAGGTGCGAGTGCACGGGAGTTGTGTCGGTGCAGGTGTGGAAATTCCCTCTCTGGCACGCCGCGTTGTCGCGGCCGCGGACGCCAGTTTTCGGCTGCCGGAGATTGCCATGGGGCTTATTCCGGGCGCGGGCGGCACCGTTGGCATTCCGCGCAGGATCGGTCGCTGGCGTACGCTCCATCTTGCGCTTTCCGGCCAGCCGCTGCCGGCGGAGACGGCGCTGCGGTGGGGCTTGGTGGACGGTTTCGCGGATCCGTGA
- a CDS encoding GMC oxidoreductase, whose amino-acid sequence MPDLSRRAFLQGAAATSLILLPSAAKAQVRSTNEDHRVVVIGSGFGGGVTALRLAQAGVRVHVLERGIRWPTGPNAETFPHASSPDKRMFWMGLSGLLPGMPSLPGGTPAEHYTGLLEFIVGNGMTQVVAAGVGGGSLVYQGMTLQPAEAVFNATFPDALDYAELSRTYYPRVAQMLRIATAPDQLINSKTYAAARVFARNTTQQGYPLSKIAMPIDWNFALAELRGEMKPSYTNGDCAVGVNNGGKHSVDVTYIAAAEATGNCTVATQHNVTDVALAPDGRWTINVDRIDTDGTVLEKKVVTAKALVMAAGTAGTTRLLMRASGKGLIPDLPDGLGKNWGSNGDQIYTWTSLADDFGSPQGGPVVYGSREWDNPDSANTVIQASLPPTPNLRSTMLVGYGVSKGRGHFAYDARKDDATLNWAAGSDSVLAARIAKRINDIGGPLAVKLDTTSLLPSTWHPLGGASMNLVCDLEGRVQGHRGLYVLDGALMPGTTAACNPSMTIAAVAERALDRIVANDVGTIF is encoded by the coding sequence ATGCCAGATCTCAGCAGGAGGGCTTTCCTTCAAGGCGCCGCCGCGACCAGCCTGATTCTGTTACCCAGTGCGGCAAAAGCTCAGGTCCGCTCGACCAACGAGGACCACCGCGTCGTCGTCATCGGTTCCGGATTCGGCGGCGGCGTCACCGCATTGCGGCTCGCGCAGGCCGGCGTACGGGTGCACGTGCTCGAACGCGGGATCCGCTGGCCCACCGGCCCCAACGCGGAGACGTTCCCACACGCGAGCAGCCCGGACAAGCGGATGTTCTGGATGGGACTGTCCGGCTTGCTGCCGGGTATGCCCAGCCTGCCCGGCGGTACGCCGGCCGAGCACTACACCGGGCTGCTGGAATTCATCGTCGGCAACGGGATGACGCAGGTGGTCGCGGCCGGTGTCGGCGGCGGCTCGCTGGTCTACCAGGGCATGACGCTGCAGCCCGCCGAGGCCGTCTTCAACGCGACTTTCCCTGACGCGCTGGACTATGCGGAGCTGAGCCGGACGTACTATCCGCGAGTCGCGCAGATGCTGCGGATCGCGACCGCGCCAGATCAGCTCATCAACAGCAAAACGTACGCGGCTGCCCGTGTTTTCGCCCGCAACACAACGCAACAGGGCTATCCGCTATCGAAAATCGCGATGCCGATCGACTGGAATTTCGCGCTAGCGGAACTACGCGGGGAGATGAAACCGTCGTATACCAACGGCGACTGTGCCGTCGGTGTCAACAACGGCGGTAAGCATTCCGTCGATGTCACCTATATAGCCGCCGCAGAGGCGACCGGAAACTGCACTGTCGCAACCCAGCACAACGTCACCGACGTCGCGCTTGCTCCCGACGGGCGGTGGACCATCAACGTCGATCGGATCGATACCGATGGGACCGTATTGGAGAAGAAAGTCGTCACCGCGAAGGCACTTGTCATGGCCGCGGGGACCGCGGGCACGACGCGGTTGCTCATGCGGGCGAGCGGCAAAGGGCTGATTCCCGACCTGCCGGACGGCCTGGGAAAGAACTGGGGCTCCAACGGAGATCAGATCTACACCTGGACCAGTCTGGCCGACGATTTCGGCTCCCCGCAGGGCGGTCCGGTCGTCTACGGCAGCCGGGAATGGGATAACCCGGATTCCGCCAACACGGTCATCCAGGCATCACTGCCACCGACGCCCAACCTACGCAGCACGATGCTCGTCGGTTACGGCGTCAGCAAGGGACGGGGTCATTTCGCGTATGACGCGCGGAAAGACGACGCCACGCTGAACTGGGCGGCCGGTTCAGACAGCGTACTAGCCGCCCGAATTGCCAAGCGGATCAACGATATCGGCGGCCCTCTCGCGGTCAAGCTCGACACCACCAGCCTGCTGCCCAGCACCTGGCATCCGCTCGGCGGAGCCTCGATGAACCTGGTGTGCGATCTCGAAGGCCGTGTCCAGGGACATCGCGGGCTCTACGTGCTTGACGGCGCGCTCATGCCGGGCACGACCGCGGCATGCAATCCGTCGATGACCATCGCGGCCGTCGCCGAGCGCGCGCTCGACAGGATCGTCGCCAACGACGTCGGCACCATTTTTTGA
- a CDS encoding XF1762 family protein, with the protein MTNPLMTQSPTALRATTKSPRTGRLTIVLTVRDEAAAFIDAQHRHHGRPHGYLFCAAVANEKGQVVGVVTVARPSARRMQDGRTVEVNRSATDGTRNANSALYGTAWRAAQALGYRRAITYTQVRESGASLRAAGWRPVAELAPRAGWDTPSRRRANRGADNVARMRWEITSSAPPWPRRPTASDTPCSAVTHKKAA; encoded by the coding sequence ATGACGAATCCACTGATGACGCAATCGCCGACTGCGCTCCGTGCCACCACGAAGTCGCCGCGCACCGGCCGTTTGACCATCGTGCTGACTGTCCGTGACGAAGCAGCCGCTTTCATCGACGCCCAGCACCGCCATCACGGGCGCCCCCACGGCTATCTGTTCTGCGCCGCGGTCGCCAACGAAAAGGGACAGGTGGTGGGGGTGGTGACCGTTGCCCGGCCTTCAGCTCGCCGGATGCAGGATGGTCGGACCGTCGAGGTCAACCGCTCAGCCACGGACGGCACCCGCAACGCCAACTCCGCGCTCTACGGCACGGCATGGCGCGCGGCCCAGGCACTCGGATACCGCCGAGCCATCACCTACACGCAAGTACGTGAGTCCGGCGCATCGCTCCGCGCGGCCGGCTGGCGACCAGTTGCCGAGTTGGCCCCACGCGCGGGCTGGGATACACCATCACGACGCCGGGCCAATCGCGGAGCCGACAATGTGGCGCGCATGCGGTGGGAGATCACATCAAGCGCACCGCCGTGGCCGCGTCGCCCAACCGCTTCCGACACACCATGCAGCGCTGTGACGCATAAGAAGGCAGCCTGA